From Nitrospira sp.:
CGTCGGAGGGTCGAGCCCTCTGGCGGTGCTGACATAACTGTTCAGAGCGTAGAAGCGGACTTTCTCACCGATCGTCCCACCGTACTCAAACGAAGGGTTCACCGTTTCATAAGACCCGCCGAAACCCTGCAGTGATCCGAACCCCGGCCTCGTGCCGCTCTTGCTCGTGATGTCGACCACCAAAGCCGTCTTGTTGCCGTACTGAGCCTCCATCCCACCCAGGATGATATCGGCTCGTTCCCAGGCGCGGGGCGGCACGATGTCGGCAAAGGCGCCGGTCACCGTGTCGGGAATGGGAATCCCGTCGATGCGAAACTGCTGGTTGGCATGGTCCTGCCGGATGTGCGTCTGTTTGAGCGAGCCATACACCGCGCTCGGCACCGTCAGCATCACTTCATAGACATCGTTGTTGTTCCCTTTCGGAAGAACCTCGATTTCCTTGCGGCTCAACTGATAGGTTGCACTCGATGCTTTATAGGGAATCGGCGGCAGCTGCGAGACGATCTCCAAGGCAATCTCCTGCGTCACCGCCAACGTGAGCGTCACAGGGATCGGCTTATCGGTCCCGATTTTTACGATGACATATTCACTTCTGTACGTACCCTGGACGGCACTGATGGAATAAGTGCCCTCTTGCGGCACTGTGATGATGAACTCCCCCGCCTGGTTCGTGACCCCTTGTGAGACCACGCTCCCTTCCTGATCACGTACCTGGACCATAGCCTGGTCCACTCGCCGAAGATCCTGATTTTGCACAACCCCTTTAATTGTCAGGTTTTGGTCATTCTCCTGTGCATAAACGATTGAACACATACCCGATGCGAGTGCCATAACGATCGTTACGGACGTCGCCACCAACACACACTTCACGACTGGGTACATCATGTCCCTCCGCGCTCACAAACCCATCATCAATGAACGAATGGATGAGGCGCACTGGAATCCCAGGGCCTACCAACCAGGCTGACTGCTTAGCGTGATGGACCAGCTATACTTGAGGAGGAGCGCGGGAAGGACCGACGAGGGAGGGAGCAGCTGATAGAAGAATGGAATCACACGGAGGCTCCTGCTGCCGGACAACATCGCAGACGGTTAATCGTGGAACATCCAGATCAACCGAACCGGCGATATGGTGTTGCACCCATTGACAGATGTCGGTGTCCGAATGTTCGTGACCATCTGAGTCCGCCGCGGCCAGTTCATGGTGGACCTCCTGGGCCACGGCGAACGGCGCCAGTCCCAGGATGATACAGACCATCCCCAACGCGACCCCAACACGGAGCCGCTCGGAAAGAGATCTGAACGTGAGCGAAAACATGGCGGTAGAATAGGCACCCATGGCCAGAATTGCAAGAACTGCGAACAGAGAGCACCATCATACTTGCATACTTGATTGACCGATCGGGTCAACCGGTATGGACTTTTGTTGCCTGATTCGTTACATTGCTACCCCCTTAAAGTGTCAACAAGAACGAGAGATTGGAAGGACGTAACCCCTCATGAATAGACCGATCGACAATCAGCATGTTATTGAAATCAAGGCCTTGCCAT
This genomic window contains:
- a CDS encoding TonB-dependent receptor; this translates as MMYPVVKCVLVATSVTIVMALASGMCSIVYAQENDQNLTIKGVVQNQDLRRVDQAMVQVRDQEGSVVSQGVTNQAGEFIITVPQEGTYSISAVQGTYRSEYVIVKIGTDKPIPVTLTLAVTQEIALEIVSQLPPIPYKASSATYQLSRKEIEVLPKGNNNDVYEVMLTVPSAVYGSLKQTHIRQDHANQQFRIDGIPIPDTVTGAFADIVPPRAWERADIILGGMEAQYGNKTALVVDITSKSGTRPGFGSLQGFGGSYETVNPSFEYGGTIGEKVRFYALNSYVSTARGLDPPTLGTTSFHNQSEKNNTYLRGDYQLDNRNNFSWILLSSVGRFQIPTTPNLTADQGVLALLQAQDPTFNPVNSKDINQFQNENNQYSQLVWRHDVNASSFFNLGFYFRRGVANFQTDPLNALAYADDVNSAQTSNQGRTAYSGGFRLDHTWVLNNQHLIKGGMQFDYSRASNATQIFAFGDSGGVPSGPVITREASNQTIQTRQEFWLQDQWTPHEQWTFNVGVRGDA